ACGAAACAGGGCTTCCAGTTTGCCGACAAGCTCATCCCGAGTGCGTGGCTATTGGAACCACCAAAATGAAATACACTGAAACAGTGGTCGCCATCTCGGCGCTCCCTAAGAACCTGTACGACTCTACTACTCAGGCAGACGAAGATTTCGAAGTGCAGGCAGCAGCCCTCGCATACAAGGACACTGAGACAGGAGCTAACCTGACGTTCTCTTTCAGTCCTGAGGACGATGAGATTGAGATCGAAGCGGATGGTCCTTTCATCGGTGTCTTCTCGGCTCGTGAGTTCCTCGCGATTGCAGTTGCTCTCGGTCTCTACACGGTATGATCCAATCGATCGATAGTATCCTTGCTGCCACGGTTGCGACCGAAGGTGGTTACGTCAACAACCCAAACGATAAAGGTGGAGAGACCAACTTCGGTGTCACGGTAGCCGTAGCGCGAGCTAACGGTTTCGCTGGTGACATGAAGACGATGACCAAGGCTCAGGCACTGGAGATCTATCGGTCGATCTACTTCATCAAGCCCGGTTGGGGCTTCGTCATGAGTGTCTCGGTTGGTATCGCCACTGAATGCTACGACACTGGCGTCAACATGGGTCCCAAGGTCGCTGCGGTATTCCTCCAGCGCACCCTCAATGTCCTGAACCGTCAAGGTAAGGACTACGCTGACATCAAGGTCGATGGTGCCGTAGGTCCAGCCACTACGAACGCTCTCCGGGCGCTCATCGCTAAGCGAGGGCACGATGGGGAGTCCGTCGTACTTAAAGCACTCAACTGCCTACAGGGCGCTCGGTACATCGAGTTGGCTGAGGGTCGTCAGGCTAACGAAGACTTCTGCTACGGTTGGCTCTCCAATCGCGTGGAGCTGCCTCGTGCCTAGGGTCAAGACACTCAGCGAACTCAAGATACTCCTTGAAGAACTACTAACTGAGCAACTGCTGATCGAACAGGACATCGATAAGGTTTCAAACCTGATCTTCCGCTTCAATCCTTTGCTACAACAGAAAGCAAAACCTTAATGAACCAGAACGACATCATCCTGAACCATCTAAAGCGCACAGGGCGCATCACGCAACGTCAGGCCATCATGGACTATTCGGTCCAGAGCCTCACGAAGCGTATCTCTGAACTGCGTGACTTCGGCCATAACATCGTGACGATCATCAAGAACCATCCGGTGACCAAGCAGCGTTACGCTGAGTTCAACTACCATCCTCCGGTCGCAAGCCGTCAGGTCCGACGTAACGCTCGTCTGACACCACATCTCGCTCTCGCCTGATGGGCTGGCCTCCGCCTTTCGACATCGAGAGCCAGCAAGAGGAGGACAAGATCGTCAACCTCATGTTGCTCCTCATAGCAGCGATGATCGTGTGGCCAATCGGTCAACTGCTCATCCAGCTCGCCGCATCCTGACACCTAGGAAATATATCATTTTGATTAACATTAAGCTCATCGCAGCGAAGGTCATCGCTTGGTTCGATAAGGACCTCGACGCTCTCATCAAGGCTTTCGTTAAGCTGGAAGCATCTCTCGATACTTTGGTCGCTAAGAAGGTCATCGAACTGGAAGCTACCAAAGCCTCAGCGGAACACTTCGCCCTTAAGCTCATCACGGATAACGCAGCACTCGACCGAGTGTATCGCATCTCTCATCGTATCTCGGAGATTACCAAATGAACACGCCAGCACAGCGACCTATTTGTGGTTATAGCACCTGCACACTACCAGAATGTAAAGCCATACGTTGCAGCTCCAGAAGCGTTTGACTGGAGTAACCCTACGGAGCTGGTTAGCGGTTCGTACCGTGTAAAAGACATCATCCGTATGGGGGCTACAGAGGTTGTTGTCCGTCTCGATGGCGCCTCGGGAGGAACCCGGTATTTCCGTAAACTAGACGGTACTCACGTCCTCGGTAAGATATGTAGGCTCGTGCGCAAGCCTAAGGCCTTCGATTGGTCGAACCCGACGGAACTCGTAAGTCCGCTATATGGTCGTGTTACCCACGTCACTACCGACCATCCGTATAACAAAATGGGTGCCTACTACACAAATGATGCAGCGATCACACGTGTGACCTTTGATACTGGTAAATCATGGTACTACGTTACGAAGACAGGTATCTACTCAGGCAATACGGACACTCTGGTACGCAAGCCTCTCCCAGTTGCCGCGTCTAAGGAGTTCTTCGTGGTGTGGCGAGATGGAGGCAACAGCCCCAAGTATCGCCACGCGACATACGCACTTGCAGTGACTGAGGCCCAGCGTCTCAGTAAGGTGAACCCCGGCGCTGTCTTCACGGTGCTTAAGTCGGTTAGCGCCGTAACGACCCCTCGTCCTCCAAAGCCTCCAGTAATGGAAACGCAGACGACTACCTACGCCTAAACCCTACACTATCGGGGAGTGTCCTTTAATCGGGATGCTCCCCAAAGGAATAACTTGAACACTGATGACCACGAAGACAGCTCATTTATCGGGCACGAGCCATGCTCCGCATGTGGTTCGCGAGACAACCTCAGCCGCTACACTGACGGGCATGGATATTGCCACGGATGTAAGCACTATGAACATGGTGACACTCCTTCTGAATATGGCTCTCGACAATCTGAATACCAATCCGGGGGTCAAGCTCTTGGTCAAGGAGGCTTTACGCCTGCTGACTACGAAATCTCCGCCATTCCCAAGCGCGGCCTTACCGCCACCACCTGCCGCTTCTGGTCGTATGGAGTTGGGACATTTGGTAGCGGTGGCGCTCACTTCGCCAACTACTTCACAGACGACCGCACACTAATAGCTCAGAAGGTACGGACGCCAGACAAGGACTTCCCGGTCCTCAAGGCTTCCGGCTCTAAGTTACCACTCTACGGCCAATGGCTCTGGAAGAACGATAGGCGCTCCCTCGTCATAACAGAAGGGGAACTGGACGCCCTCAGCGTCTCACAGGCGCAGGACAACAAGTACCCTGTGGTCTCGCTCCCTTTGGGCCCACAGCGCCCTCAAGAGCATCAAGGATCATTACGAGTGGATCTGTTCATTCGATAAGATCGTCCTGATGTTCGACATGGACAACGCAGGGCAGGAAGCTGCCGTAGCGTGTGCTGAAGTCCTCCCAGTCGGCAAGACGTTCATCGCTGAACTGGAGGGCTACAAGGATGCCAACGAGGCGCTAGCTGACGGGAAACCATCCGCGATCATCTCAGCCTTTTGGGGCGCTAAGCCTTATCAGCCTGACGGTATCTACACGCTCGGAGATATCAAAGAGGAAGTCCTCAAGGATGTGGTGCCGGGTCGCCCTTGGTTCCTAAAGACCATGACGACCTTGACCTATGGTCGCAGGGACGGGGAGGTCTACTATTTCGGTGCAGGGACAGGCGTCGGTAAGACCGATTTCTTCACGCAGCAGATCGAATACGATGTCAACATTTTGGACGTTAAGGTCGGCTGTATCTACCTTGAGATGCCTCCTGCTGAAACAGGTAAGAGGATCGCAGGGAAGGCCGCTGGTAAGCTGTTCCATATCCCTGACGGGACTTGGACACAGGAAGAACTGCTAGAGACCTACGAGCAATTGGAGCGCACAGGTAACCTCTATCTCGGAGGTAACTTTGCATCAGCCTCGTGGGATCAGATCAAGGTCCGCATCCGGTACATGGTGCATGGTCTCGGTATCAAGCATCTGTATCTCGACCACCTAACGGCTCTCGCTGACCCTACCAAGGAGCGAGAGAGCTTGGAGATTATCACGAAGGAGCTGGCGTTGCTGGCTCAGGAACTCAAGATCGTCATCCATGTCATAAGCCATCTGGCGACACCTGACGGGCAAACCTCACGAGGAAGGCGGTCGCGTAATGCTCCGTCACTTCAAGGGTAGCCGATCGATCGGCTTTTGGGCGCACTACGCCTTTGGTCTCGAAAGAAACCCTCAGGCTGAGGACGAACTAGAGGCCCAGCAGACAACCCTTCGCTGCCTCAAGGATCGCTACACCGGACGAGCTACAGGTAAGACCATCACCCTAGGGTACGATGTTCCGACCGGCATCATCTCCGAGTGTCAACCGTACTCAAGCTCTTGTCCTCCTATCGACGTGGGGTCCCTCGACATTTAACTGAAAGCTACACTATTGAGTAATGTACTCGATCCAAAAGACCCTGTGTCTGTCCTCAAGGACATTCGCAGCAAGACCGATGCAATCGGCGCCCTGACAGCCATGCGCGACGAGGGTAAGTTTACCACAGTCCTAGCGGCTATCGGCCTCCAGTCGATCCTGAGGGAACGCAAGTCACTTCAAGCTGCAATCCGCCCGTGCTCGTGAGTGGGTAAACGCTACGTAAGCGACCTTGAGACCAACGGCTTCCTTGAAGCTGTCACCACCATCCACTGTGCGGTCCTCAAGGACATCGATACTGGAGTCTCCCGAGGCTTCCAGAACCATGAGTTAGGTGAGTACCTACAGCTTCTTCAAGAGGCTGAACTGGTCGTTGGTCACAACTGGATCAAGTATGACCACGAGGTACTCAAGAAGCTCTACCCTGCGATTGAACTGAGGACAGATAACGTAATCGATACGTTGATCCTCGGTCGTCTCATTCACTCTGACATCAAGCAGACCGACTTCATCCGTAACAGGTTGTGGAAGGAACACATCAAGGCGGTAGCGGACTGGGAAGCCGGCCACACATGGGTCGATAATGAAGGCGTCGAGCAGCCTCTGCTTGATGTCCCGCCATACCCTCACGACGCACCTTTAGAGTTCCCCGGCCAGATGGTTGGGCGGCACTCTCTCGAAGCATGGGGTTACCGAATGGGCCTCCATAAAGGGGACTATTCCGCAGACATGAAGGCCAAGGGTCTCGATCCTTGGGTCTCATGGAACCCTGAGATGCATGAGTACATGATGCAGGACGGGGAGGTCACTTGTGAACTCTTCAACAAGCTCATGGCTCATAACCCTGACCCTAGGTCGGTACGTCTTGAGATGCGGATCGCTTGGCTGTGCGCTCAGATCGAACGCAACGGCTTCCCCTTCGATGTACCAGCGGCCTCACGTCTTTACGGTGTCCTGTCCGATGAACGTGAGGCTCTACGCCGCGATCTGATCGGCTTGTTCCCTAATTGGCAGGTACGTCTCCCTGACTTCATCCCTGCTCGTAACAACAAGACGCAGGGTTACATCAAGGGCATTCCGGTCGAGAGGTACAAGGACTTCGAGTTCAACCCCGGCTCTCGCGCTCACATCTCTAACCGCTTGATATTCAAGTACCAGTGGAAGCCTACGGTCTTCACCCAGGAATTGTTTACCGACCCGAGACAGGGGAGAAGGTACAGCCCGGAAGCCCGCAGATCGATGACGATATTCTCTCATCGCTTCCTTACCCTGAAGCCAAACGCCTCGCCCGGTTCTTCCTCTTAGACAAACGCATCTCGCAGTTGGCTACTGGAAAACAGGCGTGGCTCAAAGTCCAACGAGAAGGAAAAATCCATGCAATCTACACCACGAACGGTGCGAACACTGGACGGGCCACGCACTCTAAGCCGAACATATCTGGCGTTCCAAGGGTATCGAGTGAGTTCGGGAGGGAATGTCGAGCTTTGTTCTACGCTCCCGCAGGCTGGAAGCAGCTTGGGGCAGACCAAAGCGGCCTAGAGCTTCGATGCCTAGCGTCGGATATGTCAGTGTTCGACGGGGGAGCTTACGCTCTCATCGTCACTACAGGCGACGTACATACGCTCAACATGGAAGCCGCAGGGTTATCCACTAGAGACCAAGCTAAAACTTCATCTATGCATTTCTATACGGAGCCGGAGACGAGAAGATCGGAGCGATTGCCAAGGGTACTAAAGCCCTCGGTAGGAAGCTCAAAGCCTCCTTCCTAGAGAAGACCCCGCTCTCAATAAGCTCATCAAGTTCGTCAAGAACGCCGCGTCTCGTGGCTGGATCA
This genomic stretch from Sphingomonas paeninsulae harbors:
- a CDS encoding glycoside hydrolase family 108 protein, whose amino-acid sequence is MIQSIDSILAATVATEGGYVNNPNDKGGETNFGVTVAVARANGFAGDMKTMTKAQALEIYRSIYFIKPGWGFVMSVSVGIATECYDTGVNMGPKVAAVFLQRTLNVLNRQGKDYADIKVDGAVGPATTNALRALIAKRGHDGESVVLKALNCLQGARYIELAEGRQANEDFCYGWLSNRVELPRA
- a CDS encoding helix-turn-helix domain-containing protein, with the translated sequence MNQNDIILNHLKRTGRITQRQAIMDYSVQSLTKRISELRDFGHNIVTIIKNHPVTKQRYAEFNYHPPVASRQVRRNARLTPHLALA
- a CDS encoding DnaB-like helicase C-terminal domain-containing protein, with the protein product MKDHYEWICSFDKIVLMFDMDNAGQEAAVACAEVLPVGKTFIAELEGYKDANEALADGKPSAIISAFWGAKPYQPDGIYTLGDIKEEVLKDVVPGRPWFLKTMTTLTYGRRDGEVYYFGAGTGVGKTDFFTQQIEYDVNILDVKVGCIYLEMPPAETGKRIAGKAAGKLFHIPDGTWTQEELLETYEQLERTGNLYLGGNFASASWDQIKVRIRYMVHGLGIKHLYLDHLTALADPTKERESLEIITKELALLAQELKIVIHVISHLATPDGQTSRGRRSRNAPSLQG
- a CDS encoding DNA polymerase is translated as MLSSLPYPEAKRLARFFLLDKRISQLATGKQAWLKVQREGKIHAIYTTNGANTGRATHSKPNISGVPRVSSEFGRECRALFYAPAGWKQLGADQSGLELRCLASDMSVFDGGAYALIVTTGDVHTLNMEAAGLSTRDQAKTSSMHFYTEPETRRSERLPRVLKPSVGSSKPPS